From the Eschrichtius robustus isolate mEscRob2 chromosome 3, mEscRob2.pri, whole genome shotgun sequence genome, the window TGTGCTAACGTTTTGTACTAGCACTTTGGAACGCGTTACAAACGACTGGTAGAGCAGATTCTATCCTCTTGCAAAGTTTAGCAAGGTTGGCGCTCTGGACTAAGAAATCAAGCCAGCAAGTAAAAGCAGTACTTGACCGACACGACCCAGACCTTGCCTCTGGTGCTCCCTCTAGCGTCTGTCTGCCTTAATTCCATAACCTCACCACCCAACGGGCGAGACTCCCCGACCCACTTTACCCTTAACACTTGTGCATTAGGAACTCACGAAGTTTAAAGCTGGCACAGCTGCTCTTTATGAAAACATGGGTGGCTCTGAAAAGAGCCTTTAGATCGTCTAGTTTAAAACGCGTGCCTTAAGCCCGCTCCCCGCGGATGCGGCGGGCCAGCTGGATGTCTTTGGGCATGATGGTCACTCGCTTGGCGTGGATGGCGCACAGGTTCGTGTCTTCAAACAGCCCCACCAGATAAGCCTCGCTCGCCTCCTGCAGCGCCATCACGGCCGAGCTCTGGAAGCGCAGGTCAGTCTTGAAGTCCTGCGCGATCTCGCGCACTAGCCGCTGGAAGGGCAGCTTGCGGATCAGCAGCTCGGTCGACTTCTGGTAGCGCCGGATCTCCCGCAGGGCCACGGTGCCCGGCCGGTAGCGGTGCGGCTTCTTAACGCCGCCAGTGGCCGGCGCGCTCTTGCGGGCCGCCTTCGTGGCCAGCTGCTTCCGCGGGGCCTTGCCACCAGTCGACTTGCGGGCAGTCTGCTTCGTACGGGCCATAATATCTCACTCGTTTTATTCAGCGGCCCCTAGGCAGTCTTATTTATAGACATAGCCTCGTCT encodes:
- the LOC137761262 gene encoding histone H3; the encoded protein is MARTKQTARKSTGGKAPRKQLATKAARKSAPATGGVKKPHRYRPGTVALREIRRYQKSTELLIRKLPFQRLVREIAQDFKTDLRFQSSAVMALQEASEAYLVGLFEDTNLCAIHAKRVTIMPKDIQLARRIRGERA